A genomic window from Chitinophaga pollutisoli includes:
- a CDS encoding PA0069 family radical SAM protein, translating into MTLPFSDTPASFPYYKGRGAQVNPKNKYLAEEYAQEHPEGIDEWWQADVPTQIFEENAKTLVNKVDSPDVGMWYSMNPYQGCEHGCIYCYARNSHQFWGFSAGLDFERKIVAKTNAPELLRKFLNNKNWVPKPLSLSGNTDCYQPLERKMWLTRQCLEVAWEYRQPVGIITKNALVLRDKYILQKMAEHNLICVYVSLTTLQEDLRQKMEPRTATGIQRLKVIRELSELGVPVGVMTAPVIPGLNDHEIPRLLEQAAENGAKYAGYTVVRLNDAVKVIFQDWLQKNFPDRHDKVWHMIESLHGGEVNDSQFGRRMRGDGNVADIIRQQFRVQTKRLGMNQEKFEFNTSLFARPTNQLKLF; encoded by the coding sequence ATGACGCTCCCGTTCAGTGATACACCCGCTTCATTCCCATACTATAAAGGCCGCGGCGCGCAGGTGAACCCGAAAAACAAGTACCTGGCCGAGGAGTACGCCCAGGAGCATCCCGAAGGCATCGATGAATGGTGGCAGGCGGATGTTCCGACACAAATTTTTGAAGAGAACGCGAAAACCCTCGTGAATAAGGTCGACAGTCCGGATGTAGGGATGTGGTACTCCATGAATCCTTACCAGGGCTGCGAACATGGATGTATTTATTGCTACGCCCGTAATTCCCACCAGTTCTGGGGCTTCAGCGCCGGATTGGATTTCGAGCGGAAGATCGTGGCCAAAACGAATGCGCCGGAATTGCTGCGCAAGTTTCTCAACAACAAAAACTGGGTGCCCAAACCCTTGTCTCTTTCGGGGAATACGGATTGCTACCAGCCGCTGGAGCGTAAAATGTGGCTAACGCGGCAGTGCCTGGAAGTGGCCTGGGAGTATCGCCAGCCGGTGGGGATCATCACAAAGAACGCGCTGGTGTTGCGGGATAAGTACATCCTGCAGAAGATGGCGGAGCATAACCTCATATGCGTGTATGTGAGCCTGACCACGTTGCAGGAGGACCTGCGGCAGAAGATGGAACCACGGACGGCCACCGGTATACAGCGCCTGAAGGTGATCCGGGAGCTGTCGGAGCTGGGGGTTCCGGTGGGGGTGATGACGGCGCCTGTTATCCCCGGCCTGAATGATCATGAGATCCCGCGGCTGCTGGAGCAGGCAGCGGAGAACGGGGCGAAGTATGCAGGGTACACGGTGGTTCGCCTGAACGATGCCGTGAAGGTCATTTTCCAGGATTGGCTGCAAAAGAATTTCCCCGACCGGCACGACAAAGTATGGCATATGATCGAAAGCCTGCATGGCGGTGAGGTGAACGACAGTCAGTTCGGCCGCCGCATGCGTGGCGATGGCAATGTGGCGGACATCATCCGTCAGCAGTTCCGGGTGCAAACGAAGCGCCTGGGGATGAACCAGGAGAAATTCGAGTTCAATACCAGTTTATTTGCAAGGCCTACAAATCAGTTGAAGTTGTTTTGA
- a CDS encoding MutS-related protein, whose translation MQTAQTYQQRIDGFRRLLDATEGRLKRLGLVRLLCFLAIAFFGYQYFSTAFAIVWLLAMGGMVAGFVASLVQYQRAKDKQALYRALLSLNEKEWKLATGKGADFEDGEDFIDDQHDFSGDLDVFGPSSLYQHINRTGTLTGRSRLAAWLKAPLQSDAAIREMQGAVRELSQRIEFRQNFAAHAQLANETAHDMHEIRLWKSAPMEFLHKKGLLIAAYVMPALVLAGIVYYAVTGVFVWMMLMLFVNWGILLLNVKKVNGQHVLLSNKEKVLGKFAVLLRMIGAEDWKGVPWLEARKRTAAEADRSLHALARVSNLLDQRMNLLVGIVLNSLMLYDIHCIFKLERWKEKHRGDMDEWLEAIALMETANSLSTFAFNHPEYIYPEVGGGMSGTGGRRIGHPLIPESECVKNDWKIDAQEQCHIITGSNMSGKSTFLRSVGVNWLLAMTGAPVCAEQFRCHPVRIMTSMRIKDSIARHTSYFQAELQRLQRIIEVLKGGEEVFIILDEILKGTNSEDKLTGSRELVKHFLQYGCAGMIATHDLELGALEAECPGRVRNYCFESSLENGALHFDYTMRAGIARNKNATFLMRQMGII comes from the coding sequence ATGCAAACCGCGCAAACTTATCAACAACGCATCGACGGATTCCGCCGCTTACTGGATGCCACCGAGGGGAGGCTGAAGCGCCTCGGCCTGGTGCGCTTATTATGTTTCCTGGCGATCGCTTTCTTTGGCTATCAATATTTTTCCACTGCTTTCGCTATTGTGTGGCTGTTGGCGATGGGGGGTATGGTAGCGGGGTTCGTGGCTTCACTGGTACAATACCAGCGGGCTAAGGACAAACAGGCGCTGTACCGCGCGCTGCTGTCACTGAACGAAAAAGAATGGAAACTGGCGACTGGGAAGGGCGCGGATTTCGAAGACGGGGAGGATTTTATCGACGACCAGCACGATTTCTCGGGCGACCTGGATGTGTTTGGGCCTTCTTCGTTGTACCAGCACATCAACCGGACCGGGACGTTGACGGGCAGGAGCCGGCTGGCAGCCTGGTTGAAGGCGCCGTTGCAGTCGGATGCGGCGATCCGGGAGATGCAGGGAGCGGTGCGGGAATTGAGTCAGCGGATAGAATTCCGGCAGAATTTTGCGGCGCATGCGCAGCTGGCGAACGAGACGGCGCACGACATGCATGAGATCCGGTTGTGGAAATCGGCTCCCATGGAGTTTTTGCACAAGAAGGGATTATTGATCGCCGCGTACGTGATGCCGGCGCTGGTGCTGGCGGGCATTGTTTATTACGCGGTAACGGGTGTGTTCGTCTGGATGATGCTGATGCTGTTCGTGAACTGGGGGATCCTGTTGTTGAACGTGAAAAAGGTGAATGGCCAGCATGTGCTGTTGTCGAATAAAGAAAAGGTGTTGGGGAAATTCGCGGTGTTGCTGCGGATGATCGGTGCGGAGGACTGGAAAGGGGTGCCCTGGCTGGAAGCGCGGAAGCGCACGGCTGCGGAAGCGGACCGTTCGTTGCATGCCCTCGCGCGGGTCAGCAACCTGCTGGATCAGCGGATGAACCTGCTGGTGGGGATCGTGTTGAATTCGCTCATGCTCTACGATATCCATTGCATTTTTAAGCTGGAGCGCTGGAAAGAGAAGCACCGCGGGGATATGGACGAGTGGCTGGAGGCGATAGCGCTGATGGAAACGGCCAACAGCTTGTCGACGTTCGCGTTCAATCATCCGGAATACATCTACCCGGAAGTAGGTGGGGGGATGAGTGGCACCGGCGGCAGGCGGATCGGGCATCCGCTGATTCCGGAAAGTGAATGTGTAAAGAACGACTGGAAGATAGACGCGCAGGAACAATGCCATATTATCACCGGTTCGAACATGAGCGGCAAGAGTACGTTTTTGCGGAGCGTGGGCGTGAACTGGTTGCTGGCGATGACGGGCGCTCCCGTTTGCGCGGAACAGTTCCGTTGCCACCCCGTGCGGATTATGACATCGATGCGGATCAAGGATTCCATCGCGCGGCATACGTCGTATTTCCAGGCGGAATTGCAGCGTTTGCAGCGGATTATTGAGGTGTTGAAAGGCGGAGAGGAGGTGTTCATCATTCTCGACGAAATATTAAAAGGCACGAATTCGGAAGATAAGCTGACGGGATCGCGGGAGCTGGTAAAGCATTTCCTGCAATACGGTTGCGCCGGGATGATTGCAACGCATGACCTGGAGCTGGGCGCGCTGGAAGCAGAGTGCCCTGGGCGGGTGCGAAATTATTGTTTCGAGAGCAGCCTGGAAAACGGGGCATTGCATTTTGATTACACGATGCGCGCGGGTATTGCGCGCAACAAGAATGCGACGTTCCTCATGCGGCAAATGGGCATCATATAA